GATGACAAGCTATAATTCACCTTTGTATTCCACTTGAGGTACGGAGCCAACCCGAAAACACAATATCTCCCTCCCATCTGGTCTCCTCCCATGTGGTCTCCTCCCATGGGGTCTCCTCCCAATCTTTCCCTACCCCtcactccatccctccctccctcccgttaCCCGTCCCTCCCACCCCCGCCCCGGTGGTCGCTCCCTACCCGCCATAGAGCTATCTTTAGCGCCATACAATCTCCTCCTATTTGTCCCTAAGACGAGGACTCTCCcgctggacgtgtgatcctggAGGCAGACTGAAGCACAGTCTACAGTCGTTCACAGTCCTCGTGTGGCGAGACGTCGCCAATTGTCTTGTTAGAGTGAGGGCGTGGGCGGGCGATATGTATGGCGGGGTGATTTGACCGCCCGCCCCCTCGTGGCGAGCGGCGGGTGAGGCGGGCTGTGGGCGGCCCGGCCAGTGCTGTATGGGTACGTGTGGGGGCAGTGTGGGtaccttcactccacacactagtaTGGATACTGGCCTGTGACTGTCACGTCGCCCATCGCCATGACTACAGAGGGAACAGGTAGGTGACAGTAGCGACGGTCGACCGTAGCGACTGGTCGACTAGCAGAGACCAAATTGATTTCATTGCATTATCGAAAGTGTTACCCaaatgttgaggctgggagtgagtGAGGCGGCGTTGTTCCTGGGAGAGTGAGGCGGCGTTGTTCCTGGGAGAGTGAGGCGACGTTGTTCCTGGGAGAGTGAGGCGACGTTGTTCCTGGGAGTGAGTGAGGCGACGTTGTTCCTGGGAGAGTGAGGCGACGTTGTTCCTGGGAGAGTGAGGCGACGTTGTTCCTGGGAGAGTGAGGCGACGTTGTTCCTGGGAGAGTGAGGCGACGTTGTTCCTGGGAGAGTGAGGCGACGTTGTTCCTGGGAGTGAGTGAGGCGACGTTGTTCCTGGGAGAGTGAGGCGACGTTGTTCCTGGGAGAGTGAGGCGACGTTGTTCCTGGGAGAGTGAGGCGACGTTGTTCCTGGGAGAGTGAGGCGACGTTGTTCCTGGGAGAGTGAGGCGACGTTGTTCCTGGGAGAGTGAGGCGACGTTGTTCCTGGGAGAGTGAGGCGGCGTTGTTCCTGGGAGAGTGAGGCGATGTTGTTCCTGGGAGAGTGAGGCGACGTTGTTCCTGGGAGTGAGGCGACGTTGTTCCTGGGAGAGTGAGGCGACGTTGTTCCTGGGAGAGTGAGGCGGCGTTGTTCCTGGGAGAGTGAGGCGGCGTTGTTCCTGGGAGAGTGAGGCGGCGTTGTTCCTGGGAGAGTGAGGCGGCGTTGTTCCTGGGAGAGTGAGGCGACGTTGTTCCTGGGAGAGTGAGGCGACGTTGTTCCTGGGAGAGTGAGGCGACGTTGTTCCTGGGAGAGTGAGGCGACGTTGTTCCTGGGAGTGAGTGAGGCGACGTTGTTCCTGGGAGAGTGAGGCGACGTTGTTCCTGGGAGAGTGAGGCGACGTTGTTCCTGGGAGAGTGAGGCGACGTTGTTCCTGGGAGTGAGTGAGGCGACGTTGTTCCTGGGAGAGTGAGGCGACGTTGTTCCAGGGAGAGTGAGGCGGCGTTGTTCCAGGGAGAGTGAGGCGACGTTGTTCCTGGGAGAGTGAGGCGGCGTTGTTCCTGGGAGAGTGAGGCGGCGTTGTTCCTGGGAGAGTGAGGCGACGTTGTTCCTGGGAGAGTGAGGCGGCGTTGTTCCAGGGAGAGTGAGGCGACGTTGTTCCTGGGAGAGTGAGGCGACGTTGTTCCTGGGAGAGTGAGGCGGCGTTGTTCCTGGGAGAGTGAGGCGACGTTGTTCCTGGGAGAGTGAGGCGACGTTGTTCCTGGGAGAGTGAGGCGGCGTTGTTCCTGGGAGAGTGAGGCGACGTTGTTCCTGGGAGAGTGAGGCGACGTTGTTCCTGGGAGAGTGAGGCGGCGTTGTTCCTGGGAGAGTGAGGCGGCGTTGTTCCTGGGAGAGTGAGGCGGCGTTGTTCCTGGGAGAGTGAGGCGGCGTTGTTCCTGGGAGAGTGAGGCGACGTTGTTCCTGGGAGAGTGAGGCGTTGTTCCTGGGAGAGTGAGGCGGCGTTGTTCCTGGGAGAGTGAGGCGACGTTGTTCCTGGGAGAGTGAGGCGACGTTGTTCCTGGGAGAGTGAGGCGGCGTTGTTCCTGGGAGAGTGAGGCGACGTTGTTCCTGGGAGAGTGAGGCGGCGTTGTTCCTGGGAGAGTGAGGCGGCGTTGTTCCAGGGAGAGTGAGGCGACGTTGTTCCTGGGAGAGTGAGGCGGCGTTGTTCCTGGGAGAGTGAGGCGACGTTGTTCCTGGGAGAGTGAGGCGGCGTTGTTCCTGGGAGAGTGAGGCGACGTTGTTCCAGGGAGAGTGAGGCGGCGTTGTTCCTGGGAGAGTGAGGCGGCGTTGTTCCTGGGAGAGTGAGGCGACGTTGTTCCTGGGAGAGTGACATGCAGATGAAGATGATGCTGATGAAGATGATGATACAGATGAAGATGATGGTACAGATGATGCCATGACGCAGTAGCGAGCTCGGCCACGCTCTACGACCTGGCTTCACTAACCCGGACCTTACGCAACCAATTACGCAACCATTTACGCAAAAATTGACGCAACCTCTAACTTTTTCTTTAATCATGTTGTCTTTGTATTCATCTAACATACAGCTCACGAGGCTGGAGGCCGGTCACGATTGAggcaagatgtagaggtttcgtcggtGTTGGTTAAATGACGGAGGAATATACTGAGTCTTTGGTAGATCTTGTATGTTTTCCTGTGGTCTCGGTAGCCTTgtgttctcgttctctctctctctgaacccagcacacacacaaacccaccacacacacaaacccagcacacacacaaacccaccacacacacaaacccagcaCACACTcaaacccaccacacacacacaaacccaccacacacacaaacccaccacacacacaaac
This genomic window from Procambarus clarkii isolate CNS0578487 chromosome 1, FALCON_Pclarkii_2.0, whole genome shotgun sequence contains:
- the LOC138363074 gene encoding mucin-2-like, which encodes MASSVPSSSSVSSSSSASSSSACHSPRNNVASLSQEQRRLTLPGTTPPHSPWNNVASLSQEQRRLTLPGTTSPHSPRNNAASLSQEQRRLTLPGTTPPHSPRNNAASLSQEQRRLTLPGTTPPHSPRNNVASLSQEQRRLTLPGTTPPHSPRNNASLSQEQRRLTLPGTTPPHSPRNNAASLSQEQRRLTLPGTTPPHSPRNNVASLSQEQRRLTLPGTTPPHSPRNNVASLSQEQRRLTLPGTTPPHSPRNNVASLSQEQRRLTLPGTTPPHSPRNNVASLSQEQRRLTLPGTTPPHSPRNNVASLSLEQRRLTLPGTTSPHSPRNNVASLTPRNNVASLSQEQRRLTLPGTTSPHSPRNNVASLTPRNNVASLSQEQRRLTLPGTTSPHSPRNNVASLSQEQRRLTLPGTTPPHSPRNNAASLSQEQRRLTLPGTTSPHSPRNNVASLPGTTSPHSPRNNIASLSQEQRRLTLPGTTSPHSPRNNVASLSQEQRRLTLPGTTSPHSPRNNVASLSQEQRRLTLPGTTSPHSLPGTTSPHSPRNNVASLSQEQRRLTLPGTTSPHSPRNNVASLSQEQRRLTHSQEQRRLTLPGTTSPHSPRNNAASLSQEQRRLTHSQPQHLGNTFDNAMKSIWSLLVDQSLRSTVATVTYLFPL